The following are encoded in a window of Primulina eburnea isolate SZY01 chromosome 4, ASM2296580v1, whole genome shotgun sequence genomic DNA:
- the LOC140831210 gene encoding probable aquaporin PIP-type pTOM75, whose protein sequence is MAEAKEEDVKLGANKYTERQPLGTAAQTDKDYNEPPPAPLFEPGELKSWSFYRAGIAEFVATFLFLYITILTVMGVNRAPNKCASVGIQGIAWAFGGMIFALVYCTAGISGGHINPAVTFGLFLARKLSLTRALFYIVMQCLGAICGAGVVKGFMVGPYERLKGGANMVSHGYTKGDGLGAEIIGTFVLVYTVFSATDAKRNARDSHVPLLAPLPIGFAVFLVHLATIPITGTGINPARSLGAAIIYNKSQAWNDHWIYWVGPFVGAALAAVYHQIVIRAIPFKSSRAC, encoded by the exons ATGGCGGAGGCCAAGGAGGAAGATGTTAAGCTAGGAGCCAACAAGTACACAGAAAGGCAGCCATTGGGCACGGCGGCTCAGACGGATAAGGACTACAACGAGCCACCACCAGCCCCTTTGTTTGAGCCCGGGGAACTGAAATCTTGGTCTTTTTACAGGGCTGGAATTGCGGAGTTCGTGGCCACTTTCTTGTTTTTGTACATCACAATCTTGACTGTTATGGGGGTCAATAGAGCACCGAACAAATGCGCTTCTGTTGGTATTCAGGGCATCGCTTGGGCTTTTGGTGGCATGATCTTTGCCCTTGTTTACTGCACTGCTGGTATTTCAG GGGGGCACATCAATCCAGCTGTGACCTTTGGCTTGTTCCTGGCAAGGAAGCTTTCCTTGACCAGAGCTCTGTTCTACATCGTGATGCAGTGCCTCGGGGCCATCTGTGGTGCTGGTGTTGTGAAGGGTTTCATGGTGGGACCTTACGAAAGGCTGAAAGGTGGCGCAAACATGGTGAGCCATGGCTACACTAAAGGTGATGGGCTTGGTGCTGAGATTATTGGAACTTTTGTTCTTGTGTACACTGTGTTTTCTGCTACTGATGCCAAGAGAAACGCCAGAGATTCGCATGTCCCT CTTTTGGCTCCTCTCCCTATCGGATTTGCTGTATTCCTTGTTCATTTGGCCACTATCCCCATCACCGGAACCGGCATCAATCCTGCTAGGAGCCTCGGAGCTGCCATCATCTACAACAAATCCCAGGCATGGAACGACCAC tggatctactgggtTGGACCCTTCGTTGGAGCTGCTCTCGCTGCAGTTTACCACCAAATCGTGATCAGAGCCATCCCATTCAAAAGCAGCAGGGCTTGCTAA